A stretch of the Nerophis ophidion isolate RoL-2023_Sa linkage group LG29, RoL_Noph_v1.0, whole genome shotgun sequence genome encodes the following:
- the LOC133545928 gene encoding oocyte zinc finger protein XlCOF6.1-like isoform X2: MCEITIADFKNELSPTKEENNRQLQLLDAVFQNRVVLHSTVRQENIFPKLQEELQPPHMKEEEEEYSIRQLECHEEFPVVGVNVKREEDEFKGESEEKKEAELPSSSSTQHMTTEADGDHCGGSQADKISAPLSDSDNTMSLSPDSDDEDSTADKTHHANNARFTCSHCHKTFPKKHRLKSHVKYHTGEKTFLCSVCSKRFYEKAHLVMHMRVHTSEKPFSCAICGLCFTRSGSLKVHGRTHSGEKPFSCSMCGLCFTRTESLKVHSRIHTGEKPFSCSVCGATFVQNQQLKKHIRKHTGEKPFSCSICGLCFTRSESLKTHATIHTGEKLFPCSVCGTRFLKKQNLKNHMRTHTGEKPFSCSICGVCFTRKESLKAHSRTHTGEKPFPCSVCGTSFVRNQSLTKHMRTHTLARKC; the protein is encoded by the exons atgtgcgagaTAACGATAGCAGACTTTAAGAATGAACTCtctccaacaaaagaggagaacaatCGACAActtcaactactggacgctgttttccaGAATCGAGTTGTGTTACACAGCACAG TTCGCCAAGAAAATATTTTCCCAAAGCTGCAGGAAGAGCTACAGCCCCCCCACatgaaggaggaagaggaggaatacAGCATCAGGCAGCTTGAATGTCATGAGGAGTTCCCAGTGGTTGGTGTGAATGTGAAAAGAGAAGAGGATGAgttcaaaggtgaaagtgaggagaagaaaGAGGCGGAGcttccaagcagcagctcaactcaacacatgacaacagaagctgatggagaccactgtggaggatcacaagcagacaagatcTCAGccccactatcagatagtgacaaTACAATGTCACTTTCTCCTGACTCTGACGATGAAGACTCTACAGCTGATAAGACACATCACGCTAACAACGCACGCTTTACATgctctcactgtcacaaaacctttccCAAGAAACATCGACTGAAAAGTCACGTGAAATatcacacaggagaaaaaacatttctgTGTTCTGTGTGTAGTAAAAGATTCTATGAGAAAGCACACTTGGTAATGCACATGAGGGTACACACTAGCGAGAAACCCTTTTCCTGCGCAATCTGCGGTTTATGTTTTACACGGAGCGGGAGTTTGAAAGTGCACGGGAGAACGCActctggagaaaaacccttttcttgttcaatgtgtggtttgtgtttcacaCGGACTGAGAGTCTGAAAGTGCACTCGAGGATACACACTGGGGAGAAACCGTTCTCCTGTTCAGTGTGCGGGGCGACTTTTGTGCAGAATCAGCAATTGAAAAAACACATTAGgaaacacactggagaaaaacctttttcctgttcaatatgTGGTTTATGTTTTACACGGAGTGAAAGTTTGAAAACCCACgcgacaatacacactggagaaaaactttTTCCCTGTTCAGTGTGTGGTAcacgatttttaaaaaaacaaaatttgaaaaaccatatgagaacacacactggagagaaacctttttcctgttcaatctgcggcGTGTGTTTTACACGAAAGGAAAGTTTGAAAGCCCACTCAAGGACACACACCGGGGAAAAACCTTTTCCTTGTTCAGTGTGTGGCACAAGTTTTGTGCGGAATCAATCCCTGacaaaacacatgagaacacacacactggcgagaaagtgttga
- the LOC133545923 gene encoding zinc finger protein 709-like isoform X1 gives MLKRRRKIHSPPHIKQEEEELWMRERVCLLGQLTVKTDDHEDQPPESSQLHHSPRSTQQPNNIKVEEEEPQTPSFKEEPTLHVKEDEEEPPTYFKDEGEVPPSPNLQEKEAGECLLGQEEADLIKIPLTVVSVKTEDQENQPSQSSQLHHSPNIQQLTGHQKECVLRPQAGSFASELPHYLNKEEEEPHRPHFKEEEEELWITEEAECLLRQEEADLTKFPLTVAFVKTEGHEDKPPESSPLNSPSEKNRAVEPLGCSSAQLMTTESGGDPCGGLQADTLLTPLSDIDNTMSHFNVNIESYMRTHTGKKYYSCSVCGKTFSHKSNVQTHMRTHTGEKPFVCSVCSKAFVVKSGLTSHMRKHTGEKPFSCSVCGKTFSLKGHVKTHMRTHTGEKPFSCSVCAKKFSDKGHMQTHMRTHTGEKPFGCLVCGKMFSDKGHMQRHTRTHTGEKPFSCSVCGKRLSDKDGLKKHMRTHTCEKPFSCSVCGERFSGKYKFQTHMKTHTGETSFSCSVCGKILSDKRNCQTHIRTHTGEKPFSCTVCAKRFCDERSMHRHKRTHSEEKPFNCTVCAKRFCDERSMHRHKRTHSEEKPFSCTVCAKRFCDERSMHRHKRTHSEEKPFNCTVCAKRFCDERSMLRHKRSHSEEKPFNCTVCAKGFCDERSMHRHERTHSEDKPFDCSECGKRLSDKSSMQRHMRTHTGEKPFSCSVCGKTFSDKGHMQRHTRTHAGEKPFSCSVCGKTFSDKGHAQRHMWTHTGEKPFSCSVCSNRLSDKDGLKTHMRTHTCEKPFSCLVCGERSSDKYTFQTHKKIHTAETSYNCSVCGKILSNLRSCQTHMRTHTGEKPFSCTVCAKGFCDERSMHRHKRTHSEDKPFDCSECGKRLADKSSLQRHKRTHTGEKPFSCSDCGKSFSAKCHMQKHQRTHTKE, from the exons ATGttaaagaggaggaggaagattcacagccccccccacatcaaacaggaagaggaggaactctggatgagagagagagtgtgtctTCTCGGGCAACTGACTGTGAAGACTGACGATCACGAAGACCAACCACCTGAGTCCTcccagcttcatcacagtccaa GGTCCACTCAGCAGCCCAACAATATTAAAGTGgaagaggaggaaccacagaccCCCAGTTTTAAAGAGGAACCAACCCTTCATGTTAAAGAGGACGAGGAGGAACCACCCACCTATTTTAAAGATGAAGGGGAGGTGCCACCTTCCCCCAACCTTCAAGAGAAAGAGGCGGGTGAGTGTCTGctcgggcaggaggaggctgatctcatcAAGATTCCACTGACCGtggtctctgtgaagactgaagaccaAGAAAACCAACCATCTCAGTCCTCACAACTTCATCATAGTCCAA acatccagcaactgactggacaTCAAAAAGAATGTGTTCTTCGACCACAGGCGGGAAGCTTCGCTTCGGAGCTGCCCCATTATTTGAACAAGGAAGAGGAGGAGCCACATCGCCctcactttaaagaggaagaggaggaactctggatCACTGAGGAGGCCGAGTGTCTTCTCAGgcaagaggaggctgatctcaccaagtttccactgactgttgccTTTGTGAAGACTGAAggccatgaagacaaaccacctgagtcctcacctCTTAATAGTCCAAGTGAGAAGAACAGAGCCGTGGAACCTTTAGGCTGCAGCTCAGCACAACTCATGACAACAGAATCTGGCGGAGACCCCTGTGGAGGattacaagcagacacactctTAACTCCACTGTCAGATATTGACAACACAATGTCACACTTTAATGTAAATATTGAATCatacatgagaacacacacgggaaAAAAATATTATAGTTGTTCCGTTTGCGGTAAAACGTTCTCTCACAAAAGTAATGTGcaaacacacatgagaacgcacacaggagaaaaaccctttgtttgttctgttTGTTCAAAAGCTTTTGTTGTAAAATCTGGTTTGACTTCGCACATGAGAaaacacacaggtgaaaaacctttcagttgttcagtttgtggtaaaaccTTCTCTCTCAAAGGCCATGTCAAAACACACATGAGGACGCACACCGGAGAAAAGCCTTTCAGTTGTTCAGTGTGCGCTAAAAAGTTCTCTGACAAAggtcacatgcaaacacacatgagaacgcacaccggagagaaacctttcGGTTGTTTAGTGTGCGGTAAAATGTTCTCTGACAAAGGTCACATGCAAAGACACACAaggacacacacaggagaaaaacctttcagttgttcagTGTGCGGTAAAAGATTGTCAGATAAAGATGGAttgaaaaaacacatgagaacacacacgtgCGAAAAACCGTTCAGTTGTTCAGTGTGTGGCGAAAGATTCTCTGGCAAATATAAATTTCAAacgcacatgaaaacacacacaggcGAAACATCTTTCAGTTGTTCAGTGTGTGGTAAAATATTATCTGACAAAAGAAATTGTCAAACACACATCAGAACACACACAGGGGAAAAACCTTTCAGCTGTACAGTGTGTGCTAAAAGATTCTGCGATGAACGTAGCATGCatagacacaagagaacacactcAGAAGAAAAACCTTTTAACTGTACAGTGTGTGCTAAAAGATTCTGCGATGAACGTAGCATGCatagacacaagagaacacactcAGAAGAAAAACCTTTCAGCTGTACAGTGTGTGCTAAAAGATTCTGCGATGAACGTAGCATGCatagacacaagagaacacactcAGAAGAAAAACCTTTCAACTGTACAGTGTGTGCTAAAAGATTCTGCGATGAACGTAGCATGCTTAGACACAAGAGATCACACTCAGAAGAAAAACCTTTCAACTGTACAGTGTGTGCCAAAGGATTCTGTGACGAACGTAGCATGCATAGACACGAGAGAACACACTCAGAAGATAAACCTTTCGACTGTTCAGAGTGCGGTAAAAGATTATCTGACAAAAGTAGCAtgcaaagacacatgagaacgcacactggagaaaaaccgttCAGCTGTTCAGTGTGCGGTAAAACGTTCTCTGACAAAGGTCACATGCAAAGACACACAAGGACACAcgcaggagaaaaacctttcagttgttcagTGTGCGGTAAAACGTTCTCTGACAAAGGTCACGCGCAAAGACACATGtggacacacacaggagaaaaacctttcagttgttcagTGTGCAGTAACAGATTGTCTGACAAAGATggtctgaaaacacacatgagaacacacacgtgCGAAAAACCGTTCAGTTGTTTAGTGTGTGGCGAAAGATCCTCAGACAAATACACATTTCAAACGCACAAGAAAATACACACAGCCGAAACATCTTACAATTGTTCAGTGTGTGGGAAGATATTATCTAACTTAAGAAGTTGtcaaacacacatgagaacacacacaggggaAAAACCTTTCAGCTGTACAGTGTGTGCCAAAGGATTCTGTGACGAACGTAGCATGCacagacacaagagaacacactcAGAAGATAAACCTTTTGACTGTTCAGAGTGCGGTAAAAGATTGGCTGACAAAAGTagcttgcaaagacacaagagaacgcacactggagaaaaaccgttCAGCTGTTCAGATTGTGGTAAAAGTTTCTCTGCCAAATGTCACATGCAAAAACACcagagaacacacacaaaagaataa
- the LOC133545923 gene encoding uncharacterized protein LOC133545923 isoform X2 — MLKRRRKIHSPPHIKQEEEELWMRERVCLLGQLTVKTDDHEDQPPESSQLHHSPRSTQQPNNIKVEEEEPQTPSFKEEPTLHVKEDEEEPPTYFKDEGEVPPSPNLQEKEAGECLLGQEEADLIKIPLTVVSVKTEDQENQPSQSSQLHHSPSKPNIQICNTMQCMKQMFIQAPTFSFNLL, encoded by the exons ATGttaaagaggaggaggaagattcacagccccccccacatcaaacaggaagaggaggaactctggatgagagagagagtgtgtctTCTCGGGCAACTGACTGTGAAGACTGACGATCACGAAGACCAACCACCTGAGTCCTcccagcttcatcacagtccaa GGTCCACTCAGCAGCCCAACAATATTAAAGTGgaagaggaggaaccacagaccCCCAGTTTTAAAGAGGAACCAACCCTTCATGTTAAAGAGGACGAGGAGGAACCACCCACCTATTTTAAAGATGAAGGGGAGGTGCCACCTTCCCCCAACCTTCAAGAGAAAGAGGCGGGTGAGTGTCTGctcgggcaggaggaggctgatctcatcAAGATTCCACTGACCGtggtctctgtgaagactgaagaccaAGAAAACCAACCATCTCAGTCCTCACAACTTCATCATAGTCCAAGTAAGCCGAACATCCAGATATGCAATACAATGCAATGTATGAAACAGATGTTTATCCAGGCTCCGACCTTCTCTTTCAACCTTCTCTAA
- the LOC133545928 gene encoding gastrula zinc finger protein XlCGF28.1-like isoform X1: MCEITIADFKNELSPTKEENNRQLQLLDAVFQNRVVLHSTDIQQPPNIREEEEELWITQEREGLLGQETDLTNFPLTVVSVKTEDHEDKPSESSQLHHSPIRQENIFPKLQEELQPPHMKEEEEEYSIRQLECHEEFPVVGVNVKREEDEFKGESEEKKEAELPSSSSTQHMTTEADGDHCGGSQADKISAPLSDSDNTMSLSPDSDDEDSTADKTHHANNARFTCSHCHKTFPKKHRLKSHVKYHTGEKTFLCSVCSKRFYEKAHLVMHMRVHTSEKPFSCAICGLCFTRSGSLKVHGRTHSGEKPFSCSMCGLCFTRTESLKVHSRIHTGEKPFSCSVCGATFVQNQQLKKHIRKHTGEKPFSCSICGLCFTRSESLKTHATIHTGEKLFPCSVCGTRFLKKQNLKNHMRTHTGEKPFSCSICGVCFTRKESLKAHSRTHTGEKPFPCSVCGTSFVRNQSLTKHMRTHTLARKC, from the exons atgtgcgagaTAACGATAGCAGACTTTAAGAATGAACTCtctccaacaaaagaggagaacaatCGACAActtcaactactggacgctgttttccaGAATCGAGTTGTGTTACACAGCACAG ACATCCAGCAGCCCCCCAACAtcagagaggaagaggaggaactctggatCACTCAGGAGAGAGAGGGTCTTCTTGGGCAGGAGACCGATCTCACCAattttccactgactgttgtctctgtcaAGACTGAAGACCATGAAGACAAACCATCTGAGTcttcacagcttcatcacagtccaa TTCGCCAAGAAAATATTTTCCCAAAGCTGCAGGAAGAGCTACAGCCCCCCCACatgaaggaggaagaggaggaatacAGCATCAGGCAGCTTGAATGTCATGAGGAGTTCCCAGTGGTTGGTGTGAATGTGAAAAGAGAAGAGGATGAgttcaaaggtgaaagtgaggagaagaaaGAGGCGGAGcttccaagcagcagctcaactcaacacatgacaacagaagctgatggagaccactgtggaggatcacaagcagacaagatcTCAGccccactatcagatagtgacaaTACAATGTCACTTTCTCCTGACTCTGACGATGAAGACTCTACAGCTGATAAGACACATCACGCTAACAACGCACGCTTTACATgctctcactgtcacaaaacctttccCAAGAAACATCGACTGAAAAGTCACGTGAAATatcacacaggagaaaaaacatttctgTGTTCTGTGTGTAGTAAAAGATTCTATGAGAAAGCACACTTGGTAATGCACATGAGGGTACACACTAGCGAGAAACCCTTTTCCTGCGCAATCTGCGGTTTATGTTTTACACGGAGCGGGAGTTTGAAAGTGCACGGGAGAACGCActctggagaaaaacccttttcttgttcaatgtgtggtttgtgtttcacaCGGACTGAGAGTCTGAAAGTGCACTCGAGGATACACACTGGGGAGAAACCGTTCTCCTGTTCAGTGTGCGGGGCGACTTTTGTGCAGAATCAGCAATTGAAAAAACACATTAGgaaacacactggagaaaaacctttttcctgttcaatatgTGGTTTATGTTTTACACGGAGTGAAAGTTTGAAAACCCACgcgacaatacacactggagaaaaactttTTCCCTGTTCAGTGTGTGGTAcacgatttttaaaaaaacaaaatttgaaaaaccatatgagaacacacactggagagaaacctttttcctgttcaatctgcggcGTGTGTTTTACACGAAAGGAAAGTTTGAAAGCCCACTCAAGGACACACACCGGGGAAAAACCTTTTCCTTGTTCAGTGTGTGGCACAAGTTTTGTGCGGAATCAATCCCTGacaaaacacatgagaacacacacactggcgagaaagtgttga
- the LOC133545927 gene encoding zinc finger protein 391-like has translation MCERTIAEYEDDVCPTKEEKERQRQLLDAVFKKPQVVLHRTDVCEEHLPEQQKWSFRMEPQPSHIEKEEEHPLILHFKEEGEDDSLTRDIKEEEEDPLNPHFKKEGEDPPTHHVKEEERGPLSPHFKEEAVDPLSPHIKEEEEDPLRPHIKEEEEDPLTPLIKEEDLLTPNFKVEEEEHSISKEGEHVEGLVEFPVTGVPVKSEDDEVKGESEENREAEPPSSSSTQHMTTEADGDHCGGSQADKLLAPLSDSEDTTSHSPDTEDEDSKDDKTCHTDNTHFTCSLCHKTFKYHCRLKTHTRRHTGEKPFICSICGQGFVLSKYLKEHMRTHTGEKPFVCSICGKGFAQSNNLKVHMRTHTGEKPFSCSECGKGFTHNQRLKVHMRTHTGENHFSCSTCGKGFTESQHLKRHMRTHTGEKPFSCSECGKGFTHNQCLKVHMRTHTGDNPFSCLTCGKGFTQSQHLKRHMRTHTGEKPFSYSICGKSSTDN, from the exons atgtgcgaaagaacgatagcagagtacgaggacgacgtttgtccaacaaaagaggagaaggagcgacaacgtcaactactggacgctgttttcaagaaacctcaagttgtgttacacagaacag atgtTTGTGAGGAACAtctccctgagcaacagaagtggagcttcaggatggagcCCCAGCCCTCCCACATTGAAAAAGAAGAGGAACACCCACTGATCCTCCATTTTAAAGAGGAGGGGGAGGATGACTCACTGACCAGagacatcaaagaggaagaggaggacccactcaACCCCCATTTCAAAAAGGAAGGGGAGGACCCACCGACACACCATGTTAAAGAGGAAGAAAGGGGCCCACTGtcaccccattttaaagaggaagcggtggatccactgagccctcacattaaggaggaagaggaggacccactgaggcctcacattaaagaggaagaagaggacccactgacccctctcaTTAAAGAGGAAGACCTACTGACCCCTAACTTTAAagtggaagaggaggaacacagcatcagtaaGGAGGGAGAGCATGTTGAAGGACTtgtggagttcccagtgactggtgtccctgtgaagagtgaagatgatgaggtcaaaggtgaaagtgaggagaatagagaggcggagcctccaagcagcagctcaacacaacacatgacaacagaagctgatggagaccactgtggaggatcacaagcagacaagctcttagctccactatcagatagtgaggacacaacgtcacactctcctgacactgaagatgaagactctaaagatgataagacatgtcacactgacaacactcacttcacatgttctctctgtcacaaaacctttaaataccattgtcgtctaaaAACACACACGAGaagacacaccggagaaaaaccttttatatgttcaatATGTGGTCAAGGTTTTGTTCTAAGTAAATAtttaaaagaacacatgagaacacacactggtgaaaaaccctttgtctgttcaatctgtggtaaaggttttgcacaaagtaacaatttgaaagtacacatgagaacacacacaggagaaaaacctttttcctgctcagaatgtggtaaaggttttacacacaaTCAacgtttaaaagtacacatgagaacacacactggagaaaatcatttttcctgttcaacctgtggtaaaggttttacagaaagtcaacatttgaaaagacacatgagaacacacactggagaaaaacctttttcctgctcagaatgtggtaaaggttttacacacaatcaatgtttgaaagtacacatgagaacacacactggagataaTCCTTTTTCATGtttaacctgtggtaaaggttttacacaaagtcaacatttgaaaagacacatgagaacacacactggagaaaaacctttttcctattcaatctgtggtaaaagttcTACAGACAATTaa
- the LOC133545928 gene encoding uncharacterized protein LOC133545928 isoform X3 produces the protein MCEITIADFKNELSPTKEENNRQLQLLDAVFQNRVVLHSTDIQQPPNIREEEEELWITQEREGLLGQETDLTNFPLTVVSVKTEDHEDKPSESSQLHHSPSVVTASVSEGSRISR, from the exons atgtgcgagaTAACGATAGCAGACTTTAAGAATGAACTCtctccaacaaaagaggagaacaatCGACAActtcaactactggacgctgttttccaGAATCGAGTTGTGTTACACAGCACAG ACATCCAGCAGCCCCCCAACAtcagagaggaagaggaggaactctggatCACTCAGGAGAGAGAGGGTCTTCTTGGGCAGGAGACCGATCTCACCAattttccactgactgttgtctctgtcaAGACTGAAGACCATGAAGACAAACCATCTGAGTcttcacagcttcatcacagtccaa gtgtggtgaccgccagtgtctccgagggaagccgcatttctcgatga
- the LOC133545928 gene encoding uncharacterized protein LOC133545928 isoform X4, which translates to MCEITIADFKNELSPTKEENNRQLQLLDAVFQNRVVLHSTDIQQPPNIREEEEELWITQEREGLLGQETDLTNFPLTVVSVKTEDHEDKPSESSQLHHSPRVSARFCCHELC; encoded by the exons atgtgcgagaTAACGATAGCAGACTTTAAGAATGAACTCtctccaacaaaagaggagaacaatCGACAActtcaactactggacgctgttttccaGAATCGAGTTGTGTTACACAGCACAG ACATCCAGCAGCCCCCCAACAtcagagaggaagaggaggaactctggatCACTCAGGAGAGAGAGGGTCTTCTTGGGCAGGAGACCGATCTCACCAattttccactgactgttgtctctgtcaAGACTGAAGACCATGAAGACAAACCATCTGAGTcttcacagcttcatcacagtccaa GGGTCTCCGCCAGATTCTGTTGTCATGAGTTGTGCTGA